Proteins encoded by one window of Rutidosis leptorrhynchoides isolate AG116_Rl617_1_P2 chromosome 7, CSIRO_AGI_Rlap_v1, whole genome shotgun sequence:
- the LOC139858982 gene encoding uncharacterized protein, with translation MATSKNIIRVSEIDGRKVNFTIKIKVVRLLQKLGYGYDEGKPTLELIVSDEEGAKIVINIRNSLKAKFDNLIREWGFFCISNAAVVDSSLQFWTKHIQHEYELMFTKKTTVVPFPPTEWRGTNGFSFIPFEFLRSKGLKVGVSADVIGRVANYSEVRDFRNTGELKSKYINLQLIDLSLTQIHSSKDSIYSLAPSLSISSARDPNSFFKKAQYVGLDLLNPSMATINTILPDDTWYYISCKKCNKSAKPIIPNCDLTLDIDQLLNLERKCYGCIKKLDVVVRFKVPIRVENQTDTASFTVFESVVKKFVTQSAYELMKALSEDDDYPEELELLLQKTLLFKINVGAYNKERGIRNYIVKDATDDPTCFELYESFKVDQQVVFEDVETEESSEKLTSVGNV, from the exons ATGgccacatccaagaacataattcgGGTTTCAGAGATTGACGGACGGAAAGTTAACTTTACCATAAAAATTAAAGTCGTCCGTCTCCTTCAAAAGCTTGGATATGGTTACGATGAAGGCAAGCCAACTTTGGAGCTAATCGTTTCGGATGAGGAG GGCGCTAAGATTGTCATCAACATCCGTAACTCCCTTAAGGCCAAATTTGATAACCTCATTAGGGAATGGGGCTTTTTTTGTATTTCTAATGCTGCTGTAGTTGATAGTTCGCTACAATTCTGGACCAAACATATCCAACATGAGTACGAACTCATGTTTACTAAGAAAACAACTGTTGTGCCATTCCCACCAACTGAATGGAGAGGAACTAATGGTTTTAGTTTCATCCCTTTCGAATTTTTGAGATCTAAAGGCCTTAAAGTTGGAGTTTCAGCAG ATGTTATTGGACGTGTAGCAAATTATTCTGAAGTACGGGATTTTCGAAACACTGGTGAACTCAAGTCCAAGTACATCAATCTTCAGCTCATTGATTTAAG CCTCACCCAAATCCATTCTTCTAAAGATTCCATTTATTCGTTAGCTCCTTCGTTGTCAATTTCTTCTGCACGTGATCCAAACTCCTTTTTTAAAAAGGCTCAGTATGTTGGTTTAGATCTCTTGAACCCGTCCATG GCCACAATCAATACCATTCTTCCCGACGACACTTGGTACTACATTTCCTGCAAGAAGTGTAACAAGAGTGCTAAACCTATTATCCCCAACTGTGATCTTACCTTGGACATTGATCAACTTTTAAACTTGGAACGAAAGTGTTACGGTTGTATTAAGAAGCTGGACGTGGTAGTGAG GTTTAAAGTGCCGATTCGTGTAGAAAATCAAACCGACACAGCTTCTTTCACTGTTTTTGAATCTGTGGTAAAGAAGTTCGTTACCCAATCGGCTTATGAGTTAATGAAGGCGTTGTCTGAAGATGATGATTATCCTGAAGAGCTGGAACTTCTGTTACAAAAGACCCTTTTGTTTAAGATAAATGTTGGTGCTTATAACAAAGAACGTGGAATTCGAAACTACATTGTTAAAGATGCGACCGATGACCCAACATGTTTCGAACTCTATGAGAGTTTCAAG GTCGATCAACAAGTGGTTTTTGAAGATGTTGAGACCGAAGAATCATCTGAGAAACTTACTTCAGTTGGGAATGTATGA